Proteins from a single region of Rhizobium leguminosarum bv. trifolii WSM1325:
- a CDS encoding inner-membrane translocator (PFAM: inner-membrane translocator~KEGG: sme:SM_b20486 putative sugar ABC transporter permease protein), whose translation MRKLFLAYTTEFVLFAVIIAMSVVLAFTTDRFFTLGNGFDLLNISAVNIIFAVGLLVVLISGGIDISFAVAASIVQYVTALALERIGGGGWLSGFLIAAGIGIVLGMINAFLIHRFRIISIVATIATFNVYFGLLMFFTKGVSIYNLPDWLTSRVIIYEREMADGSWAEITLPVVVMAVCTLATWFFITRTTTGRQLYAFGDNPEGARRFGINIGAMQFIAFGWLGLMAGIAGLMQAHYAQEVVPNALYGRELDVLAAVVLGGARLGGGKGSVLGCVLGVLLVSITQNGLNLMGVSPFAFKMIVGAIILVAITLSSARIGNLVPVFATRKSTGDRTVDRGES comes from the coding sequence ATGCGTAAGCTGTTTCTGGCCTATACGACTGAATTCGTGCTGTTTGCCGTCATCATCGCAATGAGTGTTGTCCTCGCTTTTACGACCGACCGCTTCTTCACGCTCGGGAATGGGTTCGACCTGCTTAATATCAGCGCGGTCAACATCATCTTTGCCGTCGGCCTGCTCGTGGTGCTGATATCAGGCGGGATTGACATCTCCTTCGCCGTCGCCGCCTCGATCGTACAATATGTCACCGCACTTGCGCTCGAGAGGATCGGCGGCGGTGGATGGCTATCCGGCTTCCTGATTGCGGCCGGCATCGGCATCGTGCTCGGCATGATCAACGCCTTCCTGATTCATCGCTTCCGCATCATCTCGATCGTCGCGACGATTGCCACCTTCAACGTCTATTTCGGCCTGCTGATGTTCTTCACCAAGGGCGTGTCGATCTACAATCTGCCCGACTGGCTGACGAGCCGCGTCATTATCTACGAGCGCGAAATGGCCGATGGGAGCTGGGCTGAGATCACCTTGCCGGTTGTCGTCATGGCCGTCTGCACGCTCGCCACCTGGTTCTTCATTACCCGCACGACGACCGGACGGCAGCTCTATGCCTTCGGCGACAATCCGGAAGGCGCGCGCCGCTTCGGCATCAATATCGGCGCCATGCAGTTCATCGCCTTCGGCTGGCTTGGATTGATGGCAGGCATCGCCGGTCTCATGCAGGCGCATTATGCGCAGGAGGTCGTGCCGAACGCACTTTATGGCCGCGAGCTCGATGTCCTGGCCGCAGTGGTGCTCGGTGGGGCGCGGCTGGGCGGCGGCAAGGGCTCCGTGCTCGGTTGCGTGCTGGGCGTGCTGCTCGTCTCGATCACCCAGAACGGCCTTAACCTAATGGGCGTCTCGCCCTTCGCCTTCAAGATGATCGTCGGCGCGATCATCCTCGTTGCGATCACCTTGTCGAGCGCCCGCATCGGCAATCTGGTGCCGGTGTTTGCGACCCGCAAATCGACCGGTGACAGGACTGTAGACAGAGGAGAGAGCTGA
- a CDS encoding inner-membrane translocator (PFAM: inner-membrane translocator~KEGG: smd:Smed_3636 inner-membrane translocator) produces MDALAARFNAVFGADMAGPLAALAAVLVVFGFASPHFLTGATFGSVAFQLPELGVLTLAMLMPILTGGLNLAITFTANIAGLTLAWTLQANGGIDAGPGAFLLGSALALAIGAASGLVMGLVIAFTRAHPILVSLSMMIFLRGLGEFLTRGGDISGFPTFVAPIGHGSILGIPVPLLILIACVIASHILLSRSKLGFSTYMIGSNIESARYSGINTRKVLVLVYMLSGVMAAVAGIIMLARFNSVRVGHGESYLLITVLACFLGGINPFGGFGRVLPVFVALIVLQLLSSGLNLLGANQHLTTAVWGILLIVVMVLRWLSAKFIKIVK; encoded by the coding sequence ATGGACGCGCTCGCCGCCCGCTTCAACGCCGTCTTCGGGGCCGACATGGCCGGCCCCCTCGCCGCGCTGGCGGCGGTGCTTGTCGTCTTCGGCTTCGCCTCGCCGCATTTCCTGACGGGCGCGACCTTCGGATCGGTCGCCTTTCAGCTTCCCGAGCTTGGCGTCCTGACGCTCGCCATGCTGATGCCGATCCTCACCGGTGGCCTCAACCTTGCGATCACCTTCACCGCCAACATCGCCGGCCTGACGCTCGCCTGGACGCTGCAGGCCAATGGCGGCATCGATGCAGGCCCGGGCGCCTTTCTGCTCGGTTCGGCTCTGGCACTCGCCATCGGCGCGGCAAGCGGCCTGGTCATGGGCCTCGTCATCGCCTTTACCCGTGCCCATCCGATCCTCGTTTCGCTGTCGATGATGATCTTCCTGCGCGGCCTCGGCGAGTTTCTGACGCGCGGCGGCGATATCTCGGGCTTTCCCACCTTCGTCGCTCCGATCGGCCACGGCAGCATCCTCGGCATCCCCGTCCCGTTGTTGATCCTGATCGCCTGTGTGATCGCCAGCCACATCCTGCTCTCGCGCTCCAAGCTCGGCTTTTCCACCTATATGATCGGCTCCAATATCGAGTCTGCCCGCTATTCTGGCATCAACACCCGCAAGGTCCTGGTGCTGGTCTATATGCTTTCCGGCGTGATGGCTGCGGTTGCCGGCATTATTATGCTTGCGCGCTTCAATTCGGTGCGCGTCGGCCACGGCGAGTCCTATCTGCTGATCACCGTGCTCGCCTGCTTTCTCGGCGGCATCAATCCCTTCGGCGGCTTCGGCCGCGTCCTGCCCGTCTTCGTGGCGCTCATCGTGCTGCAGCTCCTCTCTTCGGGGCTCAACCTGCTCGGCGCCAACCAGCATCTCACCACTGCCGTTTGGGGCATCCTGCTCATCGTCGTGATGGTGCTGCGCTGGCTCTCGGCCAAGTTCATCAAAATCGTCAAATAG
- a CDS encoding Xylose isomerase domain protein TIM barrel (PFAM: Xylose isomerase domain protein TIM barrel~KEGG: sme:SM_b20488 hypothetical protein): MEGFGVHTSMWTMNWDRAGAEKAIAGAVHYKMDFIEIALLNAPAVDAKHTRDLLEKNELRAVCSLGLPEHAWASVRPDAAIEHLKVAIEKTAEMNAEALSGVIFGGIGERTGLPPTQGEYDNIAKVLDAAAKHARKYGVQLGVEAVNRYENHLINSAQQAVDMVERVGADNVFVHLDTYHMNIEEKGAANGILIARDHLKYIHLSESDRGTPGYGNIPWDAIYAALAAIGFKGGLAMESFINMPPEVAYGLAVWRPVARDMEEVMDKGLPFLRNKAEQYGLI, from the coding sequence ATGGAAGGTTTCGGCGTTCACACCAGCATGTGGACCATGAACTGGGATCGCGCAGGCGCCGAAAAGGCAATCGCCGGAGCCGTGCACTACAAGATGGACTTCATCGAGATCGCGCTGCTCAACGCGCCGGCCGTCGATGCCAAACATACCCGCGACCTGCTTGAAAAGAACGAGCTGCGCGCCGTCTGCTCGCTCGGCCTGCCGGAGCACGCCTGGGCCTCCGTCCGCCCGGATGCGGCGATCGAGCACCTGAAGGTTGCTATCGAAAAGACTGCGGAAATGAACGCCGAGGCGCTCTCCGGAGTCATCTTCGGCGGCATCGGCGAGCGCACCGGCCTGCCACCGACGCAAGGCGAATACGACAACATCGCCAAGGTGCTCGACGCAGCCGCAAAACACGCGAGGAAGTACGGCGTCCAGCTCGGCGTCGAGGCCGTGAACCGCTATGAGAACCACCTGATCAACTCGGCGCAGCAGGCCGTCGATATGGTGGAGCGTGTCGGCGCGGACAACGTCTTCGTTCACCTCGACACCTACCATATGAATATCGAGGAGAAGGGTGCGGCAAACGGCATCCTGATCGCCCGCGACCACCTCAAGTATATCCATCTTTCCGAAAGCGACCGAGGCACGCCGGGCTACGGCAATATTCCTTGGGATGCGATCTACGCCGCGCTCGCTGCGATCGGCTTCAAGGGCGGACTTGCGATGGAGAGCTTCATCAATATGCCGCCCGAGGTCGCCTATGGCCTGGCCGTCTGGCGCCCCGTCGCACGCGATATGGAAGAGGTCATGGACAAGGGCCTGCCATTCCTGCGCAACAAGGCGGAACAATACGGTCTTATCTGA
- a CDS encoding fructose-bisphosphate aldolase, class II, Calvin cycle subtype (KEGG: fructose-bisphosphate aldolase, class II; K01624 fructose-bisphosphate aldolase, class II~TIGRFAM: fructose-bisphosphate aldolase, class II, Calvin cycle subtype; ketose-bisphosphate aldolase~PFAM: ketose-bisphosphate aldolase class-II), whose amino-acid sequence MARITLRQLLDHAAEEGYGVPAFNINNMEQALAIMEAADACHAPVIMQASRGARAYAHDIMLKHMMDAVVEIYPHIPVCVHLDHGNDPSNCMTAIQAGFTSVMMDGSLKADAKTPADWAYNVGVTKMVTDMAHFGGISVEGELGVLGSLETGMGEAEDGHGAEGKLSHDQLLTDPDEAVKFVRETKVDALAIAMGTSHGAYKFTRKPDGSVLAMNVIEEIHRKLPNTHLVMHGSSSVPIELQEIINKYGGQMKPTWGVPVEEIQRGIKNGVRKVNIDTDGRMAMTGQIRRVLQEDPSEFDPRKYLKPAMTALTKLCKERFEQFGTAGMAGRITPLPVSEMAKRYKSGSLDPAFS is encoded by the coding sequence ATGGCACGCATTACGCTGAGGCAACTGCTCGACCATGCTGCGGAGGAAGGCTACGGCGTTCCCGCTTTCAACATCAACAACATGGAGCAGGCGCTCGCCATCATGGAAGCCGCCGACGCGTGTCATGCGCCGGTTATCATGCAGGCGTCGCGCGGAGCCCGCGCCTACGCCCATGACATCATGCTGAAGCATATGATGGATGCCGTCGTTGAAATCTATCCGCATATTCCGGTCTGCGTGCATCTCGATCACGGCAATGATCCCTCCAACTGCATGACGGCGATCCAGGCGGGCTTCACCTCGGTGATGATGGATGGTTCGCTGAAGGCCGACGCCAAGACGCCCGCCGACTGGGCCTATAATGTCGGCGTCACCAAGATGGTGACCGATATGGCGCATTTCGGCGGCATCTCGGTGGAAGGCGAACTCGGCGTTCTCGGTTCTCTCGAGACCGGCATGGGCGAGGCCGAGGACGGCCACGGCGCCGAGGGCAAGCTTTCGCACGACCAGCTGCTGACCGATCCAGACGAAGCCGTGAAGTTCGTGCGTGAAACCAAGGTTGATGCGCTTGCCATCGCGATGGGCACATCGCATGGCGCCTACAAGTTCACCCGCAAGCCGGACGGTTCGGTGCTGGCGATGAACGTCATCGAAGAAATTCACCGTAAGCTCCCGAACACGCATCTTGTCATGCATGGCTCGTCCTCGGTCCCGATCGAGCTGCAGGAGATCATCAACAAGTATGGCGGCCAGATGAAGCCGACATGGGGAGTGCCGGTCGAGGAAATCCAGCGCGGCATCAAGAATGGCGTGCGCAAGGTCAATATCGACACCGATGGCAGAATGGCGATGACCGGTCAGATCCGCCGCGTGCTGCAGGAAGACCCAAGCGAGTTCGACCCGCGCAAATATCTGAAGCCGGCAATGACGGCGCTGACCAAGCTCTGCAAGGAGCGGTTCGAACAGTTCGGCACTGCCGGCATGGCGGGCCGCATCACGCCGCTTCCCGTTTCGGAAATGGCGAAGCGTTATAAATCCGGTTCCCTCGATCCGGCTTTCTCTTGA
- a CDS encoding Glycerol-3-phosphate dehydrogenase (PFAM: FAD dependent oxidoreductase~KEGG: glycerol-3-phosphate dehydrogenase protein; K00111 glycerol-3-phosphate dehydrogenase) yields the protein MTSDLQQRFSNLGENDIDVLIIGAGINGAGLFRDLSLQGVNCLIVDKADFGSGTSATPSRLIHGGLKYLETGEFGLVAQSTLERNLLLKNAPHCVEPLPTFIPVFSWTRGIWAAIRTLFGSKTAPRSRGAVLIKIGLRLYDFFGSRDQVMPRHRLILKKQARREMPHITPAIVAGGIYYDAKISRPERLVYELVRDGLDANARSLTANFATLAAVSEGRLTFRQPDGREFSVAPKLVVNAAGPWIDQVNTLLGAPSRLIGGTKGSHILLNHPELVRSLNGHMIYFEADDGRICLVYDYLGLALVGSTDIPAGDPDNVSCEEPETEYFLESIRSLLPTLRFDRDQIVYSYSGIRPLPASDATAPGLISRDHSAPVKEPESGRPFPIVSLVGGKWTTFRGFAEEVADTVLARLQRRRSHSTRYLAIGGGKAFPADAEQRHAWINDAAARGAVVAERADELLGRYGTTATALLSSPSSYSDEQRLTGAPHYSLREIDWIARNELVIHLSDIVMRRTTLAIQGRLTLEGLREIAGVVEAALGWDGERTASEIQEVVSQLSRFHGQTLTGKPAAAEPEKAPRPASG from the coding sequence ATGACCTCCGATTTGCAGCAGCGCTTCTCGAATCTCGGCGAGAACGATATCGACGTTTTGATCATCGGGGCGGGCATCAACGGTGCCGGCCTGTTCCGCGACCTCTCACTACAGGGTGTCAATTGCCTGATCGTCGACAAGGCCGACTTTGGCTCCGGCACGAGCGCCACACCATCGCGGCTTATTCACGGCGGCCTGAAATATCTGGAAACGGGTGAGTTCGGACTGGTTGCGCAGTCGACGCTTGAGCGCAACCTCCTGCTCAAGAACGCGCCGCATTGCGTCGAGCCGCTGCCGACCTTCATTCCGGTCTTTTCCTGGACCCGCGGCATCTGGGCAGCGATCCGGACGCTCTTTGGGTCGAAGACGGCGCCACGCAGCCGTGGTGCGGTTCTCATCAAGATCGGGCTTCGGCTCTACGACTTCTTCGGTTCGCGCGATCAGGTCATGCCGCGCCACCGGCTGATCCTGAAGAAACAGGCGCGCAGAGAAATGCCGCATATTACCCCCGCCATCGTCGCCGGCGGCATCTATTACGACGCCAAAATCAGCAGGCCGGAGCGGCTCGTCTATGAGCTCGTGCGTGATGGTCTCGACGCGAACGCGAGAAGCCTCACGGCAAATTTCGCGACACTGGCTGCCGTTTCAGAAGGGCGTTTGACCTTCCGTCAGCCCGATGGTCGCGAGTTCAGCGTCGCTCCCAAGCTGGTCGTCAATGCGGCAGGTCCCTGGATCGATCAGGTCAACACTTTGCTCGGCGCTCCATCGCGGCTGATCGGCGGCACCAAGGGTTCCCATATCCTGCTTAACCATCCCGAATTGGTGCGAAGCCTCAACGGCCATATGATCTATTTCGAGGCCGACGACGGCCGCATTTGCCTGGTCTACGACTATCTCGGGCTGGCACTGGTCGGGTCGACCGACATTCCGGCCGGTGATCCGGACAATGTCTCCTGCGAGGAGCCGGAAACGGAGTATTTCCTCGAAAGCATCCGCTCGCTGCTGCCGACGCTTCGCTTCGATCGCGATCAGATCGTTTACAGCTATAGCGGCATCCGCCCGCTGCCGGCATCGGATGCGACAGCACCGGGGCTGATCAGCCGCGATCACTCCGCGCCGGTAAAGGAGCCAGAAAGCGGCAGACCGTTTCCGATCGTTTCACTGGTCGGCGGCAAGTGGACGACGTTCCGCGGATTTGCGGAAGAGGTCGCCGACACCGTTCTCGCCCGGCTACAGCGCCGCCGCAGCCATTCGACACGCTATCTGGCGATCGGCGGCGGTAAGGCCTTTCCGGCGGATGCTGAGCAGCGTCACGCCTGGATCAACGATGCCGCGGCGCGCGGCGCTGTTGTTGCCGAGCGAGCCGACGAACTGCTCGGCCGCTACGGCACGACGGCAACGGCCCTGCTTTCTTCCCCTTCAAGCTATTCCGACGAACAGCGCCTGACGGGTGCGCCGCATTACAGCCTCCGCGAGATCGACTGGATCGCCCGGAATGAACTCGTTATCCACCTGTCGGACATCGTGATGCGCCGCACGACGCTTGCGATCCAGGGTCGGTTGACGCTGGAAGGCTTGCGGGAAATCGCCGGCGTTGTCGAGGCAGCGCTGGGCTGGGACGGCGAACGCACGGCAAGCGAAATCCAGGAGGTTGTCAGCCAGCTGAGCCGTTTCCACGGCCAAACGCTGACGGGCAAGCCTGCGGCCGCCGAGCCGGAAAAGGCACCCCGCCCGGCCTCAGGCTAA
- a CDS encoding carbohydrate kinase FGGY (PFAM: carbohydrate kinase FGGY~KEGG: lyxX; L-xylulose kinase protein; K00880 L-xylulokinase), which translates to MPTLLGIDSGLTVTKAVIFDIDGTPLAAARRRVTQFIPKARHIERNMDELWNATADAIREAISLSGRPASDIEGIAATAHGDGIYLLDHAQKPLGRAILSLDSRAGAIVDRWTQSDVADLAIELTGQIPHVSAPSALLAWIRDMEPERYKRIGHFCSCKDWLRFCLTGIIGTDRTEASTSFTNVKTQNYSEDALRLFGLQDLVHALPPASRSDQMVGRVTREAAQLTGLAEGTPVVAGLHDVTASALGAGGYAKGVVAVIAGTYSINETLSSEPRVDRRWFCRNGIAPGIWNSMSISPASTANYDWFLDTLCAAERTNGEVQGNSIHALLAPEIDAAFERPSTALFHPYLFGSPYGAAASAGFFGLGGWHDRGDMLRAVLEGIAFNHRIHVDALRDGFAFDQVRLAGGVSRNPAVVQMFADVLGMPVTVTETDEAAAWGAALCAGSGVGIFADPQSDPRDTASIAKTCRPDAVRSADYEKRYQVFRDIADAMVPLWPRIAALAPEQSAN; encoded by the coding sequence ATGCCGACACTGCTCGGGATCGATAGTGGTTTGACAGTCACCAAGGCGGTCATCTTCGATATCGACGGCACGCCGCTTGCAGCCGCCCGGCGCCGCGTCACGCAGTTCATTCCGAAGGCCCGCCATATCGAGCGTAACATGGATGAATTGTGGAACGCGACGGCCGATGCCATCCGCGAAGCGATTTCGCTCAGCGGGCGACCGGCAAGCGACATAGAGGGCATTGCCGCTACCGCACATGGAGACGGCATCTACCTGCTCGATCACGCCCAAAAGCCGCTCGGCCGGGCCATTCTTTCGCTGGACAGCCGGGCAGGGGCGATCGTCGACCGGTGGACGCAGAGCGATGTCGCCGACCTGGCGATTGAGCTGACCGGGCAGATCCCGCATGTCTCCGCTCCATCGGCCTTGCTTGCCTGGATCCGCGACATGGAGCCTGAGCGCTACAAGCGCATTGGCCATTTCTGCAGCTGCAAGGACTGGCTGCGGTTCTGCCTGACCGGGATCATCGGTACGGACCGCACCGAAGCCAGCACCTCCTTCACCAATGTCAAAACGCAGAACTACAGTGAGGACGCCCTGCGGCTGTTTGGATTGCAGGATCTCGTCCACGCCCTGCCACCAGCCTCGCGCTCCGACCAGATGGTCGGACGCGTGACCCGTGAAGCCGCGCAGCTGACGGGCCTTGCCGAAGGGACGCCTGTCGTTGCCGGTCTGCACGATGTCACCGCCTCGGCGCTCGGGGCAGGGGGCTATGCCAAGGGCGTTGTCGCGGTCATTGCCGGGACCTATTCGATCAACGAGACGCTTTCGTCGGAACCGCGTGTCGATCGGCGCTGGTTCTGCCGCAACGGGATTGCGCCCGGGATCTGGAACAGCATGTCGATCTCCCCGGCATCGACAGCCAATTACGACTGGTTTCTGGATACGCTCTGCGCTGCCGAGCGAACGAATGGCGAGGTCCAAGGCAACTCGATCCACGCCCTGCTGGCGCCCGAGATCGACGCCGCCTTCGAGCGCCCCTCGACGGCGCTCTTCCATCCCTATCTGTTCGGCTCGCCTTATGGCGCAGCCGCCAGCGCCGGTTTCTTCGGGCTCGGTGGATGGCACGACCGCGGCGACATGCTGCGCGCCGTGCTTGAAGGCATCGCTTTCAATCATCGCATCCATGTCGATGCGCTTCGCGACGGCTTTGCCTTCGATCAGGTGCGGCTCGCCGGGGGCGTCTCGCGCAATCCTGCCGTCGTGCAGATGTTTGCCGATGTGCTTGGCATGCCAGTGACGGTAACCGAGACGGATGAGGCGGCCGCCTGGGGTGCTGCGCTTTGTGCCGGCTCGGGCGTGGGTATCTTTGCCGATCCGCAGAGCGATCCGCGCGACACCGCCTCCATCGCGAAGACTTGCCGGCCGGATGCAGTGCGCAGCGCGGATTATGAAAAGCGTTATCAGGTGTTCCGCGACATTGCCGACGCGATGGTCCCCCTTTGGCCTAGGATTGCCGCGCTTGCGCCGGAGCAATCGGCAAACTGA